A region from the Treponema pallidum subsp. pallidum str. Nichols genome encodes:
- a CDS encoding C1 family peptidase: MYLTKELLDTFAHEVAADPIHKAVAGAVARVGLEEAALNTEVARQHTHIFSTETKRGEMTNQKMSGRCWIFAALNAARVNTMKKLDIETVEFSQNYLFFWDKLEKANFFLENILETLDEPLTSRLMAHLLANPVQDGGQWDMFSGLLEKYGLVPKECMPETFHSSNSRVLLAVLTRRLRKHAQLLRSAHEEGVALHTLREKKEAFLSSIYSILVKALGRPPEKFDFVYKDKEKKFHKVRDLTPQKFFCDFVGWDLKNKVSLIHAPTADKPFGRAYTVKFLGTVKEAPCICYVNTPIEVLKEATASAIRAGEPVWFGCDVGQMMTRKDGIMDTEIFGYESMLGTTPEFNKAERLDYGESLLTHAMVITGFDEDAQGNPVRWQVENSWGDDTGKKGMFSMSDRWFDEYLYQITIDKKFVPQVWLDALEKPIIALEPWDPMGALADTPLYLKN, from the coding sequence ATGTATCTTACAAAGGAACTACTCGATACGTTTGCGCACGAAGTCGCCGCAGATCCTATACACAAAGCGGTCGCAGGAGCTGTTGCGCGCGTCGGTCTTGAAGAAGCTGCACTGAACACAGAAGTGGCGCGTCAGCACACACATATTTTTTCTACCGAGACAAAACGTGGAGAAATGACCAATCAAAAAATGAGTGGTCGCTGCTGGATATTTGCTGCGCTCAACGCCGCGCGTGTAAACACCATGAAAAAGTTGGACATTGAAACAGTTGAGTTTTCCCAAAACTATCTTTTCTTTTGGGATAAATTGGAGAAAGCAAATTTCTTTTTAGAAAATATCCTAGAAACACTTGATGAACCTCTCACCAGTCGGTTGATGGCACACCTGCTTGCAAATCCCGTCCAAGATGGCGGGCAATGGGATATGTTTTCAGGGTTATTAGAAAAATACGGTCTTGTGCCCAAAGAATGTATGCCTGAAACTTTTCACTCTTCCAACTCACGCGTTCTTCTTGCAGTCCTCACTCGTCGGCTGAGGAAGCATGCACAGCTTTTACGTTCTGCGCATGAAGAAGGCGTTGCGCTGCATACCCTGAGGGAGAAAAAGGAAGCGTTCCTTTCTTCCATCTACTCTATCCTCGTGAAGGCTCTCGGGAGACCTCCGGAGAAATTCGACTTTGTGTACAAGGATAAGGAAAAAAAATTTCACAAAGTCAGAGACCTTACGCCGCAGAAGTTTTTTTGCGATTTCGTCGGATGGGATCTTAAAAACAAAGTGAGTTTGATTCACGCGCCAACTGCGGATAAACCGTTTGGCAGAGCATACACGGTTAAATTTCTAGGCACCGTAAAGGAAGCCCCGTGCATCTGCTATGTCAATACTCCCATTGAAGTGCTCAAAGAAGCTACAGCTTCTGCAATCCGAGCCGGGGAGCCGGTATGGTTTGGTTGTGATGTAGGTCAAATGATGACGCGCAAAGATGGTATCATGGATACGGAGATATTCGGGTACGAGTCGATGCTCGGCACTACCCCTGAATTCAATAAAGCAGAACGGCTTGACTATGGCGAAAGTCTTTTAACACACGCGATGGTCATAACCGGTTTTGACGAGGATGCACAAGGTAACCCCGTACGCTGGCAGGTAGAAAATTCGTGGGGAGATGACACAGGAAAAAAGGGCATGTTCTCTATGAGCGATCGCTGGTTTGACGAATATCTCTACCAAATTACGATCGACAAGAAGTTCGTACCACAGGTGTGGCTCGATGCGCTAGAGAAGCCAATAATAGCGCTCGAACCTTGGGATCCGATGGGAGCGCTGGCGGACACCCCTCTGTATCTTAAAAATTAA
- a CDS encoding methionine ABC transporter permease, which produces MANQTLWLLVARATGQTSLMVCASASIALAAGTPLGILLCVMSPGHVWAHPAWHRVLSSSMNVLRAFPFVILLVVLLPLSRMLTGRTVGTAAAILPLAIAALPFVARVIESALLEVEPGIIQAAVAMGSSMRQLVLKIMLPEAAPACVSGVALMVINLIGYSAMAGAIGGGGLGDVAIRYGYQRFQPEVMTMAVLAILAQVALTQWIGRIICTRIRARR; this is translated from the coding sequence ATGGCGAACCAGACACTGTGGCTTTTAGTAGCTCGTGCAACCGGACAGACAAGTCTGATGGTGTGTGCTTCAGCAAGTATTGCGCTAGCAGCGGGAACCCCGTTGGGGATATTGCTGTGCGTAATGTCGCCTGGACACGTGTGGGCGCATCCTGCGTGGCATCGTGTGTTAAGTTCGTCAATGAACGTGCTGCGCGCTTTCCCATTTGTGATTTTGCTGGTGGTGTTGCTTCCGCTCTCGCGTATGCTCACAGGACGCACAGTGGGAACGGCGGCGGCTATCCTCCCGCTTGCGATAGCTGCGCTCCCTTTCGTGGCACGGGTGATTGAAAGTGCTCTGCTGGAGGTGGAGCCAGGGATAATCCAAGCGGCGGTGGCAATGGGTTCAAGCATGCGGCAACTTGTACTAAAAATCATGCTGCCTGAGGCTGCTCCTGCATGTGTTTCTGGTGTAGCACTGATGGTAATTAATCTAATTGGATACTCAGCAATGGCAGGGGCGATTGGGGGAGGAGGTTTAGGAGACGTAGCGATCCGCTACGGGTATCAGCGCTTCCAACCAGAGGTGATGACAATGGCAGTGCTTGCAATCCTGGCGCAGGTTGCGCTAACGCAATGGATCGGGCGTATAATCTGTACCCGAATACGAGCGCGCAGGTAG
- the hflC gene encoding protease modulator HflC, with protein sequence MRKRGLQVHARVRPVLNIGIVVGVLLGGVVLLQPFYLIQEGQVALITQFGEIIKTNNTAGLYVRAPFLHHVHKYTAKLLRVDGDPQKIPTKEKQFIEVDTTSRWRIEDVKKFYQSLGTYEAAYSRISDIIDSSVRDIITVNGLDDVVRSTNAINESNHSEQFDVPVSQLAFDRGAEKTAHMTIEKGRESLAREISQAANDQLKDFGIVVVDVIFKGIKYSDELQASVFNRMVKERNQIAQMFRSTGEGKKAEWLGKLDNEKRSLLSKAYEEAERIKGEADARAAAVYAQSYGKSPEFYGFWKSLEVYKKSLPDTEKILSTDLEYFKHLYQH encoded by the coding sequence ATGAGGAAACGTGGACTACAGGTACACGCACGTGTACGACCTGTTCTGAACATAGGTATAGTCGTTGGGGTGCTGTTAGGTGGTGTTGTGCTCCTGCAACCGTTTTACCTCATCCAGGAAGGACAGGTTGCGCTCATCACCCAGTTCGGAGAAATCATAAAAACGAATAACACCGCTGGATTGTATGTCAGAGCTCCTTTTCTGCATCACGTGCATAAGTATACAGCCAAGCTCCTGCGCGTTGATGGAGATCCTCAGAAGATTCCCACAAAGGAAAAACAGTTCATTGAGGTGGATACCACCAGTAGGTGGAGGATTGAAGACGTCAAAAAGTTTTATCAGTCTTTGGGGACTTATGAGGCGGCTTACTCGCGTATTTCTGACATTATCGATTCCTCAGTTAGGGATATTATCACTGTCAATGGCCTAGACGATGTTGTGCGAAGCACGAACGCTATCAACGAGTCCAATCACTCCGAGCAGTTTGACGTCCCGGTGTCGCAGCTTGCCTTTGATAGGGGTGCGGAGAAAACTGCGCATATGACGATAGAAAAGGGGCGAGAGTCTCTTGCGCGGGAGATCTCACAGGCGGCGAATGATCAGTTAAAAGATTTCGGTATTGTCGTTGTCGATGTGATCTTCAAGGGGATTAAGTACTCAGATGAGCTGCAAGCATCTGTGTTCAATCGGATGGTAAAAGAGCGCAACCAGATCGCGCAAATGTTCCGCTCCACAGGCGAAGGAAAGAAGGCAGAGTGGCTTGGAAAGCTCGACAACGAAAAACGCAGTTTACTTTCAAAAGCGTACGAGGAGGCAGAGCGTATCAAGGGTGAAGCAGACGCCCGCGCCGCGGCCGTGTACGCGCAGTCGTACGGGAAATCTCCTGAGTTCTACGGCTTCTGGAAAAGCTTGGAGGTGTACAAGAAATCGCTCCCCGACACGGAGAAGATCCTCTCAACCGACTTGGAATACTTCAAGCACCTATACCAGCACTGA
- the rpoN gene encoding RNA polymerase factor sigma-54 produces the protein MQQLVQQQRLVLNQRLVHGLCLLQLSRGDLKTEVLRAVQRNPLLEIRPSSARRTGKACYLSLGDRRERMRARDRFQQLLENQPDKQVDNIRAVLREQVFYQKHEAIVLDLACAFIQMLDDHGFFSISPAIFQNMCGSMPTALQEKIPQAIALIQRLEPQGCAVFNFKESLAVQARLRFERFSDPLYRCVINLLTHHSELLFCSDNMCDGRVSVHALTTQINSMGLCVQKVSSNDVKDILLLIKELHPFPGKCVSNAQRADTNMLLEPDVLITKTAHGFVTQINCTGIPTVVFRNDYCMHSKAAEKNHALKACMHDALSLVSMLSYRERTLLDIAKTIVHYQCGFFDHGPAKLTPLRMTDVAHRTGLSVSTVSRIVRDKWLQYGSQHFSLRYFFSPRVLSTEEYRDRSSLGQNYPSSPHSKVSVKYRISRLIQEVRTQRISLSDRRIAQLLGEQGIKCARRTVNKYRSELRTCSSS, from the coding sequence ATGCAGCAGCTTGTTCAACAGCAGCGGTTAGTTCTCAATCAGCGGTTGGTGCACGGGCTTTGTTTACTGCAGCTTTCTCGGGGGGATTTGAAGACCGAGGTTCTCCGTGCCGTGCAACGCAATCCCCTTTTAGAAATACGTCCTTCGTCCGCTCGTCGCACTGGGAAGGCTTGTTACCTGTCGCTCGGTGATAGACGTGAGCGCATGCGCGCACGTGATCGCTTTCAGCAATTGCTGGAAAATCAGCCCGATAAGCAGGTTGACAATATCCGAGCTGTATTGCGTGAACAAGTTTTTTATCAAAAACACGAAGCGATTGTGCTCGATTTGGCGTGCGCGTTTATCCAGATGTTAGATGATCACGGTTTTTTTTCCATATCTCCTGCGATCTTTCAGAACATGTGTGGTAGTATGCCCACAGCCCTTCAAGAAAAAATACCGCAGGCAATAGCGCTCATTCAAAGACTTGAGCCACAAGGGTGTGCTGTTTTTAATTTTAAAGAATCATTGGCAGTCCAAGCGCGGCTGCGCTTTGAGCGTTTCTCTGATCCCTTGTATCGATGTGTTATCAATCTACTAACACACCACAGCGAATTGCTTTTCTGCTCTGACAATATGTGTGATGGACGCGTATCCGTGCACGCGCTGACGACACAGATTAATAGTATGGGGCTTTGTGTGCAGAAGGTTTCGTCAAATGACGTGAAAGATATTTTGCTCCTCATTAAGGAACTACATCCCTTTCCAGGTAAGTGTGTGTCGAACGCTCAGCGGGCTGACACGAACATGTTGCTTGAACCAGATGTATTGATTACAAAAACTGCGCACGGGTTTGTTACACAGATTAACTGCACGGGCATCCCAACTGTGGTTTTCCGAAACGATTACTGCATGCATTCAAAAGCGGCAGAAAAAAACCACGCGTTGAAAGCATGCATGCACGACGCGCTCAGTCTTGTAAGTATGCTCTCATACCGGGAACGTACCTTGCTGGATATCGCGAAAACAATAGTTCACTACCAATGCGGTTTCTTTGATCACGGACCTGCGAAGCTCACGCCCCTGAGAATGACAGATGTTGCACACAGGACCGGATTGAGCGTTTCAACAGTGTCCCGCATAGTGCGCGACAAATGGCTCCAGTACGGATCGCAACACTTTTCCTTAAGGTACTTTTTCTCCCCTCGGGTTTTATCCACCGAAGAATATCGTGATCGGTCCAGTCTTGGACAGAATTACCCGAGTTCTCCGCACTCAAAAGTATCAGTTAAGTACCGGATATCACGTCTCATACAAGAGGTACGAACGCAGCGTATATCCCTTTCCGACCGAAGGATAGCCCAGTTGCTCGGTGAGCAGGGCATCAAGTGCGCAAGACGTACCGTAAATAAGTACCGATCAGAATTGCGCACTTGTTCTTCTTCTTAA
- the hflK gene encoding FtsH protease activity modulator HflK, which translates to MRIPKWTPATWSVVAGCIGGVLGIVIVGIASPIRIISPTDNGVVTRFGKYHRTLEPGLHYLIPFVEWVYKVPVTKVQKEEFGFRTSKSSEQSHYVNNISHESLMLTGDLNIVDVEWVVQYRIVDPRAWVFNVESQERRQTIRDISKAVVNSLIGDRAILDIMGPERSAIQMRAKDMMNVLLKRIGLGVLVSSVQLQNVVPPQEVQQAFEDVNIAIQDMNRLINEGKESYNREIPKARGDADKLIQEAMGYANERVNRAKGDVARFDSIYAEYVKAPHVTKTRLYLEGLGAILEKTENVLLIDKKLENLLTLKDISKVSKKVVAGTREE; encoded by the coding sequence ATGCGAATACCAAAGTGGACTCCAGCAACGTGGAGCGTGGTGGCAGGATGCATAGGTGGGGTGCTCGGTATCGTGATTGTTGGAATTGCCTCCCCTATTAGGATCATTTCTCCCACTGATAATGGGGTGGTCACCCGTTTTGGCAAGTATCATCGGACGCTAGAACCGGGATTGCATTATCTTATCCCCTTTGTAGAGTGGGTGTATAAAGTGCCGGTAACCAAGGTGCAAAAGGAAGAGTTCGGGTTCAGAACGTCGAAGAGTTCCGAGCAGAGTCACTATGTGAATAATATCAGTCACGAGTCTCTTATGCTTACGGGGGATTTGAATATTGTAGACGTCGAGTGGGTGGTTCAGTATCGCATTGTAGATCCAAGAGCATGGGTGTTTAATGTTGAGTCCCAGGAGCGAAGGCAAACCATTCGAGACATTTCAAAAGCAGTGGTGAACAGTTTAATTGGAGATCGAGCGATTCTTGATATCATGGGGCCGGAGCGCAGTGCGATTCAGATGCGTGCGAAGGATATGATGAATGTTCTCCTGAAAAGGATTGGCCTAGGTGTTCTTGTTTCCTCCGTGCAGCTGCAAAATGTTGTTCCTCCTCAGGAGGTACAGCAAGCGTTTGAAGACGTGAATATTGCTATTCAGGATATGAATCGACTCATTAACGAGGGAAAAGAGTCCTACAATAGGGAAATTCCTAAGGCCCGAGGTGACGCGGACAAGTTGATTCAGGAGGCTATGGGATATGCGAATGAACGCGTAAATAGAGCAAAAGGAGATGTAGCACGTTTTGACTCAATCTATGCTGAATATGTCAAAGCACCTCATGTTACCAAAACGCGTTTGTACCTTGAGGGACTGGGGGCTATCCTGGAAAAGACTGAAAATGTGCTGTTGATTGACAAAAAACTGGAGAATCTTTTAACGCTCAAGGATATCAGTAAGGTATCGAAGAAGGTCGTGGCAGGAACACGCGAGGAGTAG
- a CDS encoding major outer sheath N-terminal domain-containing protein → MGRQVMQAGVLAGMVCAASGYAGVLTPQVSGTAQLQWGIAFQKNPRTGPGKHTHGFRTTNSLTISLPLVSKHTHTRRGEARSGVWAQLQLKDLAVELASSKSSTALSFTKPTASFQATLHCYGAYLTVGTSPSCVVNFAQLWKPFVTRAYSEKDTRYAPGFSGSGAKLGYQAHNVGNSGVDVDIGFLSFLSNGAWDSTDTTHSKYGFGADATLSYGVDRQRLLTLELAGNATLDQNYVKGTEDSKNENKTALLWGVGGRLTLEPGAGFRFSFALDAGNQHQSNAHAQTQERAILKAREVFRRVEGKLVQNLPNIMMPPGITEQTTLIEMVGLAALIAEGTLGSAIQTVLAAGALAALVSQLVPNIEQGVRDVFRSSDPRVVTAKLLAFLERAPMNALNIDALLRMQWKWLSSGIYFATAGTNIFGKRVFATTRAHYFDFAGFLKLETKSGDPYTHLLTGLNAGVEARVYIPLTYIRYRNNGGYELNGAVPPGTINMPILGKAWCSYRIPLGSHAWLAPHTSVLGTTNRFNIINPAGNLLNERALQYQVGLTFSPFEKVELSAQWEQGVLADAPYMGIAESIWSERHFGTLVCGMKVTW, encoded by the coding sequence GTGGGCAGGCAGGTGATGCAAGCGGGGGTACTTGCGGGCATGGTATGTGCTGCTTCTGGTTATGCAGGCGTACTCACTCCGCAGGTCAGTGGCACAGCCCAGCTCCAGTGGGGCATTGCGTTCCAGAAGAATCCACGCACTGGCCCGGGCAAGCACACCCATGGGTTTCGCACTACCAATAGTCTGACTATTTCCCTGCCGTTGGTGTCAAAGCACACCCACACCCGCCGAGGGGAGGCACGCTCAGGGGTGTGGGCACAGCTGCAGCTGAAGGACCTGGCAGTAGAGCTTGCGTCTTCTAAAAGCTCAACGGCCCTGTCCTTTACCAAACCTACCGCTTCCTTCCAGGCAACCCTGCACTGTTATGGGGCCTACCTGACAGTGGGTACCAGTCCTTCCTGTGTGGTTAACTTTGCCCAGCTGTGGAAACCCTTTGTCACCCGTGCCTATTCAGAAAAGGACACTCGCTATGCCCCTGGTTTCTCCGGCTCCGGGGCAAAACTCGGCTACCAGGCCCACAATGTGGGAAACAGCGGAGTAGATGTGGACATCGGTTTCCTCTCCTTCCTTTCCAATGGTGCCTGGGATAGTACTGACACCACGCACAGCAAGTATGGCTTCGGGGCCGATGCAACGCTTTCCTATGGCGTCGACCGTCAGCGGCTGCTTACGTTGGAGCTGGCAGGGAATGCCACACTGGACCAGAACTACGTTAAGGGTACCGAAGACTCCAAGAACGAAAACAAAACAGCACTCCTGTGGGGAGTAGGAGGCCGACTCACCCTCGAACCAGGCGCCGGCTTCCGCTTCTCCTTCGCCCTCGACGCCGGTAACCAACACCAGAGTAACGCACATGCTCAGACCCAAGAGAGAGCTATCCTCAAAGCAAGGGAAGTGTTTAGACGGGTGGAGGGGAAACTCGTGCAGAACCTTCCCAATATCATGATGCCACCAGGAATCACCGAACAAACCACTCTCATAGAGATGGTAGGACTTGCTGCTTTGATTGCAGAAGGAACGCTCGGCAGCGCCATTCAAACCGTGCTAGCCGCTGGCGCGCTCGCGGCGCTTGTATCGCAACTTGTACCGAACATAGAGCAAGGAGTACGTGATGTCTTCCGCTCTTCCGATCCAAGAGTTGTCACTGCTAAACTTCTCGCTTTCCTTGAGCGCGCACCTATGAACGCGCTCAACATAGACGCGCTCCTGCGTATGCAGTGGAAGTGGCTCTCTTCTGGCATATACTTTGCCACCGCAGGCACTAATATCTTTGGCAAACGCGTCTTTGCTACCACTCGTGCGCACTACTTTGATTTTGCCGGATTCCTTAAGCTCGAAACCAAAAGCGGTGACCCCTACACCCACCTGCTCACCGGCCTGAACGCCGGCGTCGAAGCACGCGTGTACATCCCCCTCACCTACATCCGTTACAGAAATAACGGAGGGTACGAACTGAATGGAGCTGTGCCCCCTGGGACTATCAATATGCCAATTTTGGGGAAGGCGTGGTGCAGCTATCGCATCCCCCTCGGTTCCCACGCCTGGCTTGCACCACACACATCCGTGCTCGGCACAACCAATCGCTTTAACATTATTAACCCCGCGGGCAACCTGTTGAATGAACGAGCGCTCCAGTACCAGGTGGGACTGACGTTCAGTCCCTTCGAGAAGGTGGAGCTCAGCGCCCAGTGGGAACAGGGCGTGCTTGCTGACGCTCCTTACATGGGCATTGCCGAGAGCATCTGGTCCGAACGCCACTTCGGCACCCTTGTCTGCGGAATGAAAGTGACATGGTAA
- the uvrB gene encoding excinuclease ABC subunit UvrB: MKEFKLHASFQPAGDQIAAIDALVRGLHAGARFQTLKGVTGSGKTFTVANVIARVQKPTLVISHNKTLSAQLYREFKGFFPDNAVEYFVSYYDYYQPESYVPARDLYIEKDASINAEINRMRLSATFSLMERRDVIVVATVSCIYGLGLPESWRDLRIHVEVNQCLDLEDLKRQLVSLQYERNDAVLECGRFRVRGDVIEIFPAYLEEFYRIECDWDRVVRIRRIHPVSGAVLREFEELTVYPAKHFVLKEDAIPRAMDRIRQELDERLVQLTQENKLAEAARLKTRTEYDLEMLGEMGYCHGIENYSAPIAGRKSGEPPVTLLHYFPKDFVLFVDESHVTLPQLGAMYEGDRVRKQNLIDFGFRLPCARDNRPLKDSEFEALLNQAVFISATPGVKERTQSVQIVEQLIRPTGLLDPCIEVRKTDGQIEDICQRVKACSARNERSLVLTLTKKMAEDLTDYFNGLGIRTKYVHSEIETIERVEILTSLRAGECEVLVGINLLREGIDLPEVAFIAILDANIVGFLRSTTSLIQIIGRAARNARGTVVMYADAISDAMREAIEETARRRKIQMAYNRAHGITPRTIKKSIEDILVREQEVKKDAARVQVAPLLRAADADVRTHAARKKMVQALRLHMKVCARELRFEEAALIRDKILQLQRQDEQNGV; this comes from the coding sequence ATGAAAGAATTTAAATTACACGCTTCTTTCCAACCTGCAGGCGATCAGATTGCCGCAATCGACGCACTCGTGCGTGGCTTGCATGCGGGGGCGCGTTTTCAAACGCTCAAGGGTGTTACCGGTTCGGGGAAAACGTTTACAGTTGCAAACGTTATTGCACGCGTGCAAAAACCGACGCTTGTCATCAGTCATAATAAAACGCTCTCTGCACAATTGTACCGGGAATTTAAAGGTTTTTTCCCAGACAATGCGGTGGAGTATTTTGTGTCGTACTACGATTATTATCAGCCTGAATCGTATGTCCCTGCTCGTGATCTCTACATTGAGAAAGATGCTTCTATCAATGCAGAGATAAATAGAATGCGTTTATCTGCAACGTTTAGTCTCATGGAACGTCGTGATGTTATTGTAGTCGCAACTGTTTCGTGTATTTACGGTCTTGGGTTGCCTGAATCCTGGCGTGATCTGCGTATCCACGTGGAAGTCAACCAGTGTCTTGATCTTGAAGATCTCAAGCGGCAACTTGTATCTCTGCAATACGAGCGTAACGACGCGGTGCTCGAGTGCGGTCGCTTCCGAGTTCGGGGAGACGTTATTGAAATTTTCCCTGCGTATTTAGAAGAATTTTATCGTATCGAGTGCGATTGGGATCGAGTTGTTCGTATCCGTCGCATTCATCCTGTAAGCGGTGCTGTTCTAAGGGAATTTGAAGAACTTACCGTTTACCCTGCAAAGCATTTTGTACTTAAAGAGGATGCAATCCCTCGCGCCATGGACCGTATTAGACAAGAACTCGATGAACGGTTGGTACAATTAACTCAAGAGAATAAGCTTGCAGAAGCGGCACGTTTAAAAACGCGCACAGAATACGATCTTGAAATGCTCGGAGAGATGGGGTATTGCCACGGTATAGAAAATTATTCTGCGCCGATTGCAGGTAGAAAATCTGGTGAACCGCCGGTGACGCTTCTTCATTATTTTCCAAAGGATTTTGTGCTCTTTGTTGATGAAAGTCACGTAACACTTCCGCAGCTTGGTGCAATGTATGAAGGAGATCGGGTGCGTAAACAGAATCTCATCGATTTTGGCTTTCGCTTGCCGTGTGCACGAGATAACCGTCCACTGAAAGATTCGGAATTTGAGGCATTGTTAAATCAAGCAGTTTTTATTTCTGCAACTCCTGGGGTGAAGGAACGCACACAGTCTGTGCAAATAGTTGAACAACTGATTCGTCCCACTGGACTTTTAGATCCATGCATCGAAGTGAGAAAAACGGATGGACAAATAGAAGATATATGTCAGCGGGTAAAAGCTTGTAGTGCGCGGAACGAACGTAGTTTGGTGCTAACATTGACAAAAAAAATGGCTGAAGATTTAACAGATTATTTCAATGGACTGGGAATAAGGACAAAGTATGTTCATTCGGAAATTGAAACTATTGAACGCGTAGAAATTCTCACGAGTCTGCGTGCGGGGGAATGTGAGGTATTAGTTGGAATAAATTTATTACGAGAAGGTATTGATTTGCCCGAGGTGGCATTCATTGCTATTTTGGATGCCAATATAGTCGGTTTTTTACGTTCGACGACGAGTCTCATCCAAATTATTGGTCGAGCAGCACGTAATGCTCGCGGAACTGTGGTAATGTACGCGGATGCAATCAGCGATGCGATGCGTGAAGCAATAGAGGAAACTGCTCGACGGAGAAAGATTCAGATGGCGTATAATCGTGCTCATGGGATTACACCCCGTACGATTAAAAAGTCTATTGAAGATATTCTGGTCCGTGAGCAGGAAGTAAAAAAAGACGCTGCGCGTGTACAGGTCGCACCCCTGTTGCGCGCAGCAGACGCAGACGTGCGCACACATGCTGCACGCAAAAAAATGGTACAGGCGTTGCGCCTACACATGAAGGTTTGTGCGCGTGAGTTACGATTTGAAGAGGCAGCCCTCATCCGAGACAAAATTTTGCAACTGCAAAGGCAAGACGAGCAAAACGGGGTTTGA
- the thiD gene encoding bifunctional hydroxymethylpyrimidine kinase/phosphomethylpyrimidine kinase: protein MVKLLSIGGSDASGGAGIEADLKTFQEYGAFGVATLTAIVTMDPSRNWSHRVHSLEEDCVRDQLETAFAGVGVSAVKSGMLASVHAIECVAEYLERFAVAAYVFDPVMVCKGSGDALHRELNELMIQKLLPRATVVTPNLFETAQIAGISVPRTVDEMKEGARLIHERGASHVFVKGGGRLPGCKHALDVFYDGKTFHLVEDELVQSGWNHGAGCTVSAAITAGLGRGLTAYDAILSAKRFVTTGLRHGFQVNQWVGTGNLSKWRDRFH from the coding sequence ATGGTCAAGTTGCTTAGCATTGGTGGATCGGATGCTTCAGGTGGTGCGGGCATCGAGGCGGATCTGAAAACTTTCCAAGAGTATGGAGCGTTCGGTGTGGCTACGCTCACCGCCATCGTTACTATGGACCCATCCCGGAACTGGTCGCATCGTGTACATTCACTTGAGGAAGACTGTGTGCGCGATCAGCTTGAAACCGCATTTGCAGGCGTGGGGGTCAGCGCGGTGAAAAGCGGTATGCTTGCCTCTGTCCATGCAATCGAATGTGTCGCGGAGTATCTCGAACGTTTTGCAGTTGCTGCATACGTCTTTGATCCTGTCATGGTATGCAAAGGATCGGGAGATGCATTGCACCGTGAGTTGAACGAATTGATGATCCAGAAACTTTTGCCACGCGCGACAGTTGTTACTCCCAATCTTTTTGAAACCGCCCAGATTGCCGGTATCAGCGTACCACGGACAGTGGACGAAATGAAGGAGGGTGCACGTTTGATTCACGAGCGCGGCGCGTCGCACGTGTTCGTCAAAGGCGGCGGAAGACTCCCCGGTTGCAAGCACGCTCTGGATGTTTTCTACGACGGCAAGACGTTTCACCTCGTTGAAGATGAACTTGTGCAGAGTGGATGGAATCACGGCGCGGGCTGCACCGTATCTGCGGCTATTACTGCAGGACTGGGCCGAGGACTCACCGCCTACGACGCGATACTGAGTGCTAAGAGATTCGTGACTACAGGCCTCCGCCACGGATTCCAAGTCAACCAGTGGGTTGGAACAGGAAACCTCAGCAAATGGCGCGACCGCTTCCACTGA